From Calorimonas adulescens:
CCGCTCTTAACAGGTCTGCGGTGGTATTTATAGCACCTGCTACCATCCCATCAGCATCGTCGTTCTGTACCATCATACACCCAAAATATAAAGGATTTTTGATGATTTCATATGCTTTATTTAAATCTACTCCCTTATTTTTGCGCAGCTCATAATACCTTTTTGCATAGCTTTCAAAAAGTGGTGATGAAATAGGGTCTATTATTTCTGCACCTTCAATATCTGCATTTAACTCCTTCGCCTTACTTTTAATCTCATCTTTATTGCCAAGTAATATAATCTCTGCTATTCCGTCTTTAATAATCATTTCAGCAGCCTTTACGGTTCGTGGTTCTGTCCCTTCAGCCAGAACTATTTTCCGCCGATCGCTTTTTGCTTTCTCTATAATTCCTTTTAATATTTCCATATAATACAATCTCTCCTTTCTGTATATTTATCACCTATTTGATATTCTATTCATAATGTTAAATTCCTGCCTAAGATGATAAAATAATAATATTAAAAACAATTTAATTTAGTTGTATATCATAATGTGGTTTTATTTATTAAAATTTTGTAATTGGAGGCAAATTTATGACAGTATTAGGTATCGTTTCCGAATATAACCCATTTCATAATGGACATCTATACCATTTAAAAAAATCTATTGAAGTTACTAAAGCCGATGCAATAGTAACTGTCATGAGTGGCAACTTTACTCAAAGAGGTGAACCCGCGCTATTTAACAAATGGATAAGGACTGAAGCAGCCTTGAAAAGTGGTATTAACCTTGTCATCGAACTACCCGTATGTTACAGCACATCCAGTGCGGAACTTTTTGCATTTGGGGCAGTAAGCCTATTGAATAGCATTGGAATAGTGGACTATATATCTTTTGGCAGTGAAAACGGTGATATTAAAGAATTAATGGAAATTGCCAAATTATTATCAACCGAAGACAATGATTTTAAGTTTCGACTAAAAAATTTCTTAAAAGCCGGTTACTCTTTCGCAAGGGCACGTCAATTGGCTATAGATAGGGAAAGTTTTAATAAAAAACTTATTACATCGCCTAATAATATATTAGGTATTGAATATTTAAAATGGCTAATTAGATTAGAAAGTAAAATTGTCCCAGTTACAATCAAAAGACTCGGTCCCGAATACAACGATCAGGAATTAAATGAAGCCAATCATATTTCAAGCGCCACATCCATTAGGAATACATTAAAAAATGGTGATCTTGAAAAAGTCTTGCAACATTTACCATACAGTAGTTATGAAATAATTAGAAATGCTCTTTTAAATGGGCAAAAACCCTTGTTTAAAAGTGATATGGAAAGGTTAATATATTATGAACTTATCAAGAACGATAAGATAGAAGAGATTTTTGATGTATCAGAAGGTTTGCACAAAAGAATAAAAGATAGAATTTACCAATCTCAATCCTTAGACGAATTATTGCTGGGAATCAAAACCAAACGCTACGCTTACAGCAGGCTTTCGCGGATACTATTTCATATTTTAATTAAATATACCAAAAACGAAGCGAATTCTTTTAATCAAACCGGTCCATTATATGTAAGGATACTGGGTTTTGACAATACAGGCAGGAAAATAATAAGGGAAATGAAAGACAAATGTGCACTTCCTATAATTACCAATTTAGGAAAACAATATAATAATTTGAGTGAGACAGCTAAAAAGATGATGCATAAGGACATTCTTTCTACAGATATATATTCTTTATTGAGCTCCAATGATATTAATATAGGACAGGATTACGTAAGGGGACCTGTAGTTATTACAACATAAAGCATAGCAAGATACGAAACCCTACTCATTTTATAATAAATTCAGTAAATATAACAGTGTAATTTCATCATACACTGGTATACCAGTTGAGGTATTGTTTTAAGATGGTTATTATATGATGTCACTTAAAAGTTGTAATAATAGCAAAGAAATATTTATAAACTTATTATAGGTGATTACCATGAAAATCAAAAAATGGTTTTTTGGCTTGCTGTCTTTAGCAGCAGGGATAATGACGATATCCATGATTTTATTTCCTCAACAGATTCTCGATGCTGCCAGACAAGGATTGTTCTTATGGGCAAATAATGTATTTCCTTCACTATTTCCATTCTATGTTATAAACCAGCTTTTGATAGGGTTCGGCATTGTAAATTTTATAGGGACACTGTTCGAACCAATAATGAGACCCCTTTTAAACGTACCAGGCGAAGGTGCACTATGTTTTTCACTTGGCATAGCATCAGGGTATCCAATGGGCGCCAAACTCATCTCATCATTGAGAAGTATAAATTCATGTACAAAGTATGAAGCAGAACGTCTTATGTCTTTCTGTAATAGTGCTGGTCCTCTTTTTATCATAGGTGTTGTCGGTATCGGTATTTTTAATAACCCTGTGATTGGCTATTTATTAGTTTTATGTAATTATGCAGGCCTTTTAAGTACCGGTTTGTTGTTCAGAATACATGGAACCATCGAACATAAAAATATTATACACTTAAATAATAATAACCTATTCAAGAGGGCCATACAGAACATGAAAGCAGCACAAAAAAAAGATGGAAGAAATTTTAACTATCTTTTTTCTGATTCTGTTAAAGATGGAATTAACCTGATGTTGACAATCGGAGGATATATAATAATATTCTCTGTTATTGTGAGGCTGATTAACATAACCGGGCTAACCACCTCTCTTTCAAATGTTATAAACATAATTTCTAAAGGGTTGATATCTAAAGAAATTGCCATTGGCATAATCAATGGTATTTTTGAAATGACCATAGGTTGTAACACTTTAAAAGAATTGTCAATTTCTCTTTATCAAAAAACTATTCTCGCAGGCTTAATTATATCCTGGGGTGGTTTATCAACACATGCTCAGATACAGAATGTGATTGAACATACTGACATCAGCTATATGTCCTATTTTTGCGCAAAGATTGCACACAGCATTTTAACTGCAACTTATGTATATTTTATCTATCCACTGATAATAAAGCCAAGTGCTACAGAAGCAATAAGTTTTAATAATAGCTGGTTATCCAACGTTGAGTTTTCATTGGCAATTATAATAATTGTCATAGCAGTTATAGTATCCATGGCAATAATAAACAGTTTAGCATTTAGAGACCCTTATTAACTTTTTTTGAGCTCTTCCCTGTTTTCCTTGAGGATTTTTAAAATCTCTGTTAGATCCTTTTCCAGCTTTTCCAGGATAGAATCAGCATATTCTTTTGAACCCAAACGAATCTCCTTGGCACTCTTCTGTGCAGCAGCAATTATTTCTTCCGCTTCAACCTTGGCCATTTTTACAATCTCTTCTTCACTGACCATAAGCTTGATTTTCTTTTCTGCCTCTGAAACAATTACATCTGACTGTTGTTGAGCCTCCAAAAGTATCTCCTGCTTATGACTTTCTATCCATTCTGCCTTTTTAATGTCATCAGGAAGCATTAACCTTACATCCTGGATCATCTTTAAAAATACATCCCTATCAACAAGTACTTTACCTGAAATGGGTATGCTCATAGACTTGTTAAGATAATCCTCTATCTTTTGAAGAAGTTCTAAAACCTCCATCTCTATCTCCCTTCTAATTTACTTTTTAGCTTTGAAGCGACATATGCAGGCACTAAATCGTCTATATCTCCACCGAAACTCGCTACTTCTTTAACTATGCTGGAGCTGAGATATGCATATTTACTGCTCGTCATCATAAAGAGTGTTTCGACGTCGTCATTTAATTTTTTGTTCATTAAAGCCATTTGAAATTCATATTCAAAGTCAGACAGCATGCGCAATCCTTTGATTATAATGTGATAGTTGTTTTGTCTCATATAATCCATAAGCAGCCCCGAAAAATAATCTACCTCTACGTTTTTAAATGCAGAAGTAGTCTTTATTATCATATCTTTTCTTTCTTCAACAGAGAAAAGTGGCTTTTTTGAGCTGTTTTCTAATATAGTTACTATTAACCTGTCAAATATACTTGATGACCTTTCAATAATATCTAAGTGTCCGAAGGTTATGGGATCAAAACTCCCAGGATATACTGCAATTTTCATAATAAATTCCCCTTAGTATAAAATTTTAGTAAGGTATTACCATATCTCTTTTCTTTATAGCAGATTAGACCTCCTATTTTATTATCTACATGTATATCAGAACCCAGTTCAAGTATAACTTTACCGTTATCTTTGAGTATCTCAAATTCTTGCAATAGCTCCGTTGCTTTATAATATAAATTATCATGATAGGGTGGGTCAATAAATACAAAATCAAAAAGAATTTCTTTTTGTTTTAAATAACATATGGCTTTTTCAAAATCCATATTTAAGATTAAAAACCTATTATTTCCATCCATATGGGTCTTTTTAAGGTTTTTTCGCAATAATTCTATACTCTTTTTTGAGTTGTCAACAAAAACACACAGATCAGCACCTCTGCTCAATGCCTCTATACCAAGAGCTCCAGTGCCAGAAAATAAATCCAAGACTGCAGAACCACTAATATCAAAAGATATTATATCAAACAATGCCTCTTTGACCCTATCTGAAGTTGGTCTAATATCCATGCCATCAGGGCCAAAAAGCTTTACTCCTTTATTTATACCCGATATTACTCTCATACACTACTCTCCTGGTATTATTTAATTACATTTTAACATAATTTTATTAAAATATGTATAAAGTTTTTATTTAAGGTTAAAATCATATATGGGAAATAAATTCCCCAAAATTCTTCCTTCAATTTCTCCTCTCCCAATAAAAAGGAATGGCTCTATAGAAGAGAGTCATTCCTTTTTATTCATGAAATTAATTATATCCGATTATCTGTTTTGTGGGGTATTGGCTATACTTCTTTCAGCCATTTCTATCATTTTCCTGACCATATGCCCACCAACAGCTCCGCAATCTCTAGAAGAAAGATTGCCCCAATAGCCATCAGCAGGAGGTTGAACGCCTATCTCGTTTGCAACTTCGTATTTCCATTGATCCATAGCTTTCTTTGCTTCTCTTACAACAATGATATTACTAGTATTTGAACCTCTTGCCATCCTTCTCACCTCCTAATTTGTCGCTGCATTATTAATATAACCCGTTTAATAGTTTATAAACATGTAATTGAAGGTAAAATATATTAATATTGTATCTAAGAAATTAACTTCCATTTTCAATTTAAAGCAATATCCTCCTCATTAAAACCCCACTTATCCTCTATAATCCTTACCATCTTTGTTGCAGTTAAAGTATCAAGCCCATATGTTTCTATAAAATATCTGACTGCCTTAAAAACATCCTCTAAGATGTCATTGTCTAAATAGGTACTCGCCACCTTAAAAGCCGGCATACCATGCTGCTTGAATCCTAAAAAGTCACCTGGCCCTCTCAATTTTAAATCGTGTTCCGCTATCTTGAATCCATCATTGGTCTGTGTTAGAATCTTTAATCTGTCCTTAACTTCAGAGTTATTATTCCCTAAGATAAGGAAACAGTATGACTCTTTGTCCCCACGACCAATTCTCCCACGAAGCTGGTGAAGCTGCGCCAGACCAAATCTCTCTGAATTTTCTATAACTATCACGGTTGCATTGGGCACATCAACGCCGACCTCGATTACTGTGGTAGAAACAAGCACATGAATCTTATTTTCCTTAAACTGTCTCATCATGTAATCTTTTTCTTCTTTTGACATTTTACCATGCAATATTCCCACGTTAAAACCAGTGAATTTTCCACTCAATTCTTTATAAATTTTCTCAGCTGATGCTGCATCTAACTTATCTGATTCTTCAATCAACGGCGCTACAACATAGCATTGTTCTCCATTTTTTAAATGCGTTTCTATAAAATTAAATACCTGTTCTCGCATTCCCTTATCAACCAGATAGGTTCTAACCGGTTTCCTTCCAGGCGGCAACTCATCTATAATAGAAATATCTAGATCACCATATATAATAAGTGCTAAACTCCTGGGAATCGGTGTTGCTGTCATTACAAGCACATCAATGTTATCGCCCTTTTGTTCAAGCATCGATCTCTGTCTAACTCCAAATCTATGTTGCTCATCTGTAATTACCAGTCCAAGATTTTTGTATATTACATTATCCTGAATAAGTGCATGAGTCCCTACTACAACATCTATTTCTCCTTTAGCAATTTTATCGAGAATATTATTTTTTTCTTTTGCTGAGAGTGAACTGATCAGAAGTCCAACCTTTATGCCCTGTCCTGCTAATAACCGGGTCAAGGTTGAATAGTGCTGTTCAGCTAATATCTCCGTTGGTACCATAAAAGCCGCCTGATAATTATTTTTAACAGCCTTATATACAGCCATTGCGGCAACAACAGTCTTACCAGATCCTACATCGCCCTGTAAAAGTCTGTTCATTGGCCTTTCCGACTCCATATCCTGTTTTATATCACTCCACGCTTTTATCTGAGCATTAGTAAGCTTAAACGGCAATAACTTAACAAATTCATCCTCATCACATGGACTAAACAAGATACCCTTTTTTATTGTTTCCCTCTTTAATTTCAATATGTTTAAATAAAGCATGACTTCAAACAGTTCTTGAAAAGCAAGCCTTCTCTTAGCTCTTTCTAAGTTTTCCATACTGTCAGGATAATGTATGTTTTTATAAGCCGTTTTTACATCTATCAATTTAAATTTACTCAGCAATTCCTGAGGAAGCATTTCATAAATTTCATCCAGATATAAAAAGGCCTCTTTTATAATGCCTCTCATCACTTTCTGAGTAATATTTTTTGTCAGACTATATACAGGATATATGCAAAGATAGTGATTTATGTCCTTTCTTATCGGTTCAACATCCGGATTTTTTATTTGAATTTCTCCAAATGATAGTTCAGCATCGCCATAAATAAGATAATAATTTCCGGCAATAAAATTTTTAATAATATAATCTTGATTAAAATAGGCCAAAGTGGCATACCCTGTGTCATCAGTTACATACAACTTAGTTATACTTAAACCATTTCGTGGTCTTAACACTTTATATCTTCCGGTATATTTTACGGCTGCCAATACTTTATGTCCACTGACTATATTTATGATCGGTGTTACTTTAGATCTATCTTCATAATCCCGGGGAAAATAATTTAATAAATCAAAAACCGTAAATATACCCATGCTGTTAAGAATCTTTTCGCGGCCTGGCCCTACACCTTTTATATACCTAACAGGCATTTCCAGATTTGACATAATTACCTCCAGAAAAGCATATAATCACACACCTAACATTAAACATTGTAATAGATATCTCCTCATCAATCAATACAATATAAATAAACTTGTTGTTGAAATCATGTATAGGTTTGTGTTAGAATTTACTTGTTTGAATTCAACTCAAGTTAGGAGGTGCTCTAATATGGCAAGAGTATGTGAAGTGTGTGGTAAAAGGCCTGTTACTGGTATACAATATAGTCATTCGCATAGACAGTCAAAGCGGATATGGAAGCCAAACATCAAAAAAGTCAGAGCGGTTGTAAATGGAGAAAATAAGAGTATATATGTATGTACACGTTGTTTGAGGTCTGGTAAGGTCGTAAGAGCAATATAAAGGGAACGTGCTGATGATTACATGTCAGCACGTTCCTTTTATTTTTTAATAAAAACACTTAAAAGTTTTTTAATAAAGCGAGGAGCTTTAATTACATAGACCTTCATAAAACACCTCCTTACACTCATTTTTGATTATAAAATAAAAGTCCTATGATAAGTATTATTATACCAGCCATACTAAACCAAAACCATACAGGTATATTTATGATTGCAACAGCAGCTCCAATAATCACAAGAGTAAATCCTATCAACCTCTTTATATTCCGTCTGCTAAAGCGAACATTACGGAAGGTTCTATTCATTTATATCCCCTCTTTGAGCCTACCTTATTTATAATATGATGAAAAAAAATAAATGTTACTGACCATATGAAAAAATAGCCAGAACGAAGTCATCTCCACTGTCTACATACCCCACATCCTCTGTAAACACATTGCTGATACCCAGCGATGTGTCTTTGGTGAGAGTAACACCATCAAGTGGATAATAGAAGCCCTTTAAAACGATTTTTTTAACGTCTCCAAAGAACGGGATAAAAGAAACCGTATCCCCCATTTGTCCCCTCAAAAAATTTTCTCCTTTAAGTAGCATCAACCTGTTATGTTCATCTACGATTTCGGCAGTTACTCCTTTTTTATAAATATAATAAAGCATGTTTATATTGGCCAGGGTATGATCTAATCTATTTCCTGTAGCCCCAAGTAGAATTATTTTATCTGCGGAAAGCTCTATGGCTCTGTCCACAGCCAATTGGGTATCAACATAATTTTTTTCTCGCGGATATCGAATAATCTCTGTACCAAGATGTTGAAAATAATTCAAAATTTCCTCTTTTATAGAATCAAAATCACCAATTAATATATCAGGCTTAATACCCAAAGATTTAGCATAATTGCCGCCACCATCTGCACATATAAATATATCAGAACTTTCTATATATGACCTTAAAAATTCAATATTCTCTACATTTCCATTGGATAGAATCACAGCCTTCATTTTATAATCGCTCCTATTTTCTTGCAATTTTCTATTATATCGCCCCTAAACACGGCAGTTCCAGCCACTATTATATCAGCCCCCGACTCTACCAAACTTTTTACATTCTTATTATTTATTCCACCATCTACCTCTATTTGATATCCATATTTATCTCCTCGTAATCTATCCAGTTCGGCTACTTTAAACAGCATTCTTTCTATAAACTTCTGCCCACCGAATCCTGGATTTACTGACATTACCAATACTATATCTACATCATCGAGAACATATTGAAGCGTAGATGGGGGAGTAGCTGGATTTAACGCCACCCCAGCCTTAGCTCCTCTTTTCTTAATTAAGCTTATAACCCTGTCTAGATGCATACAAGCTTCCTGATGCACAGTAATATAATCAGCCCCAACGTCACAAAACTCATCAATATAGTCCTGCGGGTTGGTCATCATAAGGTGAACATCAAGTTTAAGTCGAGTAAACCTACGAACATATTCTACCAAAGCAGGCCCAAAAGTAAGATTTGGGACAAAATGCCCGTCCATAATATCAATATGCAGCATTTCTATCCCTGCGTTTTCCAATTTTCTTATATTGTCACCAAGATTCAAAAAATCCGCCGACAAAATAGATGGAGCTAGTATAGCCATTTTAATACAACTCCCCTTCCGATTTAACAATTTCCCCCAATAGCTTCAGATAATTAAGATATCTTGATATGTGTATTTTACCTTCATTTACGGCCTCTTTAACGCTGCAACCTGGTTCATTCTGGTGAAGGCAGTTGGAAAAACGACACTCATAACTATTAAATTCTCTAAAACATGAGCTTAAATCATACCTATTGATAAAGTCTATAGAAAGCTCATTAAATCCTGGCGTATCAGCCACATAACTATTTTCATATATCTTTATTAGCTCTATATGCCTTGTAGTATGAGTTCCCTTTTTAGATTTTGAACTGATGTCACCAACATTCAACTTTAATCCAGGCCTCATTGCATTCAAAAGTGAGGACTTCCCTACCCCTGAATTTCCCGCAAATACAGATATTTTATTTGTTAGGTATTCGCTTAATTCATAAACACCTATATTTAACTTTGCACTGGTATAAAAAACAGGATAGCCAATATCTAAATAAATTTCTGACCACTCTTTGTATTCCCCTTCATAGTCTATATCAATTTTATTTACACAAATTATACAGTCTATTCCCCCATACTCACACATTGCTAAAATCCTGTCAATGTATAGAAAACTTGGTTCAGGAGCTTTAGCAGATGCGACCAAGACTACCACATCCACATTGGCCACTGGAGGTCTCATTATCCTGTTTTTTCTGTCAAGTATTTCCAGAATATAGCCATCTCTCTCGTCAATAGCTTTAATTATTACATTATCACCTACAAGAGGCGTCTTATCCTTCAATTTAAATAGGCCTCTTGCCCTGCACTCATATATTTTACCATCAACCAGCACATAATAAAATCCTGCAGTTGCCTTTATTATTTTACCCTCTGGCATAGATTCCTCCTAAGTATTATCTTCATATCTAGCATAGGGCTCTTTTTCATCGTTAATATACACCTCAATAATTACATGGCCTTTTGTAGGCACATTTAAGATATTTAACGGGCTATCCTGATAAGTATTCATACCTGAATATATAGTAGTCTCACCCAGAGCATCTTTTTTAACTACAACAACCTTCATCTCTCCAGGTATATCAGGTAAAGGAATAGTCACATTTTTCAAGACCGGTGGAGAAGGCTTTTTACTAACTACGACATCTATAGCTGACCCGCTTTCTACTGGATCACCTGGTTTGACGCTCTGTGATATAATTACACCCTCTGGTCCATCCTGCTCCTGTTCTGTTACATTTCCAAGTGTTAAATTATTTTCATTCAAAACTTTCTTTGCATCATCCAGGGTCTTACCAATAATATTTATCATGGTTACCTGCTCTTTTCCCCGGCTGACGTAAATATCCACCCGAGTATTTTTTTCTACTTCTTCATTAGCCATGGGATTTTGGGAGATAACCTTATTTGCAGGAACAATGTTGTCATATGCATAATTTACAATCGGTATTAAACCGGCATCTTTTAAAATAGAAACAGCCTCATCCATTTCCCGATTTTCTACAAGTGGTACCTTTACTAATTCAACCCCCTTACTTATTCTAACCTTTATTTTATAGTTCTTTTTTACTTTTATTTCTGGCTCAGGAGACTGACTCAAGACAATACCCGCCGCTTCATCGCTATAATCCTCTCCAACAATTTCTAAAGATAAGCCATTTTTTTCTAGCAGCTTCTTTGCATCATCTACCTGCATACCGACTATTGGGGGCACATCGATCTCTTCTGCTGTTTGACGGTTTATAAAAATGAATGTTGCTCCGGCTATGCCAGCCATTATTATTAAAACAATAACTGTTGTAATTATGGCAGAAACAATTTTGTTCCGTCTACTCTTTACTGGTTTATTGTCTTCTCTTTCATTCCCTTTATAATCTATCGTGGGCATAATCTTAGTAGGTGCATCCTCATCTATTTTGATAATCCTAAAATTAACAGGATCACTCACAAATTTATTTATATCATTAAGCATCTCTTTTGCTGTAGAGTACCTTTTAGTAGGATCTTTCTGAGTGGCTTTTATAATAATATCTTCAATCCCTTTCGGAATATCTCTGTTAATTTTTGAAGGTGGAACCAGCTCTTCTTCTATATGTTTTAGAGCTACCGAGATGGGGCTGTCCCCCTCAAACGGCACCTGTCCTGTAAGCATTTCATACATAACTATACCCAGTGAATATATGTCAGATTTTTCATCAACGATTCCGCCCTTTGCCTGTTCAGGGCTAAAGTATTGGGCCGTACCTATGATATTTTTATTGTATGTTAGAGTATAATCTGTAGCTGCCCTTGCTATGCCAAAATCAGTCACTTTTGCTATACCATCTTCTGTAATTAAAATATTATGTGGTTTAATATCACGATGTATAATATTATGTCTGTGAGCATTGTCCAATGCTCTTAGAACCTGACTGGCAATTGATATTGTTTCATCCACTGATAGATGCCCATTCACTTCTTTTATAATTTGTTTCAACGTCTTGCCCTTCACGTACTCCATTACAATATAATAGATATTGCCTTCATTACCAACATCATAAATACTCACTATATTCGGATGCGACAGGCTTGCCGCTGATTGTGATTCGTATTTAAATCTCTTTATAAATTCTTCATCGTGTGAAAATTCTGGGCGTAAGATTTTTATAGCTACAAATCTATTAAGCAAATGACAACGAGCTTTATACACAATACCCATACCGCCCTGTCCAATCTCTTCCAGAATCTCATATCTGTTACCCAACATTTTCCCTATCAATTAAATCACCTCAATCAGCACTTGACTGCAACTATTGTAATATTATCATATCCACCGCGAGCATTGGAACATTCAACTAGATTATTGCTGGCAGTTACTATATCACATTTTGTATATTCCTCAAGTATCTCGGCATCCGTCACCATATTTGACAGTCCATCTGTGCATAAAATTACAATATCACCTTGTACAGCCTGCCGTATATATACATCTATATTAATATCCATATCAACACCAATAGCCCGTGTAATTATATTTTTTAACGGGTGATATTTTGCTTCTGCAATTGATAGTTTGCCTTCTTTTACCATTTGAGTTACTAAAGAATGGTCCTCAGTAATTTGCTCTATTGTATTATTTCTAATCAGATATGCCCTGCTATCTCCAATATGTCCTATATAAAATTTGTTATTCTCAATCAGAAGTAGTGTCATTGTTGTGCCCATGCCGCTCTCATCGATATGAAGCTGTGATTCGTTTAAAACTCTTGTATTGCTATTTGCTATAGCTTCCCGTATAAATTTTTCTATCATGTCATCCGTCTTTTGCAAAGAGACATAATACTTATCAAAAAATTGTTTTGCCGCATCAACAGCCAGGGAACTGGCAATTTCACCCGCATTATGCCCACCCATGCCATCAGCAACAATGTAAAGTTTATAAGGATCATCACAGCCAGAAACATAAAAACTGTCTTCATTCTTGTCTCTCACCATACCGATATTAGAAACAGCATTGCTCATCATACAAATCACTC
This genomic window contains:
- the rsmD gene encoding 16S rRNA (guanine(966)-N(2))-methyltransferase RsmD, which translates into the protein MRVISGINKGVKLFGPDGMDIRPTSDRVKEALFDIISFDISGSAVLDLFSGTGALGIEALSRGADLCVFVDNSKKSIELLRKNLKKTHMDGNNRFLILNMDFEKAICYLKQKEILFDFVFIDPPYHDNLYYKATELLQEFEILKDNGKVILELGSDIHVDNKIGGLICYKEKRYGNTLLKFYTKGNLL
- the rpe gene encoding ribulose-phosphate 3-epimerase; its protein translation is MAILAPSILSADFLNLGDNIRKLENAGIEMLHIDIMDGHFVPNLTFGPALVEYVRRFTRLKLDVHLMMTNPQDYIDEFCDVGADYITVHQEACMHLDRVISLIKKRGAKAGVALNPATPPSTLQYVLDDVDIVLVMSVNPGFGGQKFIERMLFKVAELDRLRGDKYGYQIEVDGGINNKNVKSLVESGADIIVAGTAVFRGDIIENCKKIGAIIK
- the ylbJ gene encoding sporulation integral membrane protein YlbJ; this translates as MKIKKWFFGLLSLAAGIMTISMILFPQQILDAARQGLFLWANNVFPSLFPFYVINQLLIGFGIVNFIGTLFEPIMRPLLNVPGEGALCFSLGIASGYPMGAKLISSLRSINSCTKYEAERLMSFCNSAGPLFIIGVVGIGIFNNPVIGYLLVLCNYAGLLSTGLLFRIHGTIEHKNIIHLNNNNLFKRAIQNMKAAQKKDGRNFNYLFSDSVKDGINLMLTIGGYIIIFSVIVRLINITGLTTSLSNVINIISKGLISKEIAIGIINGIFEMTIGCNTLKELSISLYQKTILAGLIISWGGLSTHAQIQNVIEHTDISYMSYFCAKIAHSILTATYVYFIYPLIIKPSATEAISFNNSWLSNVEFSLAIIIIVIAVIVSMAIINSLAFRDPY
- the coaD gene encoding pantetheine-phosphate adenylyltransferase is translated as MKIAVYPGSFDPITFGHLDIIERSSSIFDRLIVTILENSSKKPLFSVEERKDMIIKTTSAFKNVEVDYFSGLLMDYMRQNNYHIIIKGLRMLSDFEYEFQMALMNKKLNDDVETLFMMTSSKYAYLSSSIVKEVASFGGDIDDLVPAYVASKLKSKLEGR
- a CDS encoding nucleotidyltransferase — protein: MTVLGIVSEYNPFHNGHLYHLKKSIEVTKADAIVTVMSGNFTQRGEPALFNKWIRTEAALKSGINLVIELPVCYSTSSAELFAFGAVSLLNSIGIVDYISFGSENGDIKELMEIAKLLSTEDNDFKFRLKNFLKAGYSFARARQLAIDRESFNKKLITSPNNILGIEYLKWLIRLESKIVPVTIKRLGPEYNDQELNEANHISSATSIRNTLKNGDLEKVLQHLPYSSYEIIRNALLNGQKPLFKSDMERLIYYELIKNDKIEEIFDVSEGLHKRIKDRIYQSQSLDELLLGIKTKRYAYSRLSRILFHILIKYTKNEANSFNQTGPLYVRILGFDNTGRKIIREMKDKCALPIITNLGKQYNNLSETAKKMMHKDILSTDIYSLLSSNDINIGQDYVRGPVVITT
- the rpmB gene encoding 50S ribosomal protein L28, encoding MARVCEVCGKRPVTGIQYSHSHRQSKRIWKPNIKKVRAVVNGENKSIYVCTRCLRSGKVVRAI
- a CDS encoding alpha/beta-type small acid-soluble spore protein; translated protein: MARGSNTSNIIVVREAKKAMDQWKYEVANEIGVQPPADGYWGNLSSRDCGAVGGHMVRKMIEMAERSIANTPQNR
- a CDS encoding thiamine diphosphokinase — translated: MKAVILSNGNVENIEFLRSYIESSDIFICADGGGNYAKSLGIKPDILIGDFDSIKEEILNYFQHLGTEIIRYPREKNYVDTQLAVDRAIELSADKIILLGATGNRLDHTLANINMLYYIYKKGVTAEIVDEHNRLMLLKGENFLRGQMGDTVSFIPFFGDVKKIVLKGFYYPLDGVTLTKDTSLGISNVFTEDVGYVDSGDDFVLAIFSYGQ
- the recG gene encoding ATP-dependent DNA helicase RecG encodes the protein MSNLEMPVRYIKGVGPGREKILNSMGIFTVFDLLNYFPRDYEDRSKVTPIINIVSGHKVLAAVKYTGRYKVLRPRNGLSITKLYVTDDTGYATLAYFNQDYIIKNFIAGNYYLIYGDAELSFGEIQIKNPDVEPIRKDINHYLCIYPVYSLTKNITQKVMRGIIKEAFLYLDEIYEMLPQELLSKFKLIDVKTAYKNIHYPDSMENLERAKRRLAFQELFEVMLYLNILKLKRETIKKGILFSPCDEDEFVKLLPFKLTNAQIKAWSDIKQDMESERPMNRLLQGDVGSGKTVVAAMAVYKAVKNNYQAAFMVPTEILAEQHYSTLTRLLAGQGIKVGLLISSLSAKEKNNILDKIAKGEIDVVVGTHALIQDNVIYKNLGLVITDEQHRFGVRQRSMLEQKGDNIDVLVMTATPIPRSLALIIYGDLDISIIDELPPGRKPVRTYLVDKGMREQVFNFIETHLKNGEQCYVVAPLIEESDKLDAASAEKIYKELSGKFTGFNVGILHGKMSKEEKDYMMRQFKENKIHVLVSTTVIEVGVDVPNATVIVIENSERFGLAQLHQLRGRIGRGDKESYCFLILGNNNSEVKDRLKILTQTNDGFKIAEHDLKLRGPGDFLGFKQHGMPAFKVASTYLDNDILEDVFKAVRYFIETYGLDTLTATKMVRIIEDKWGFNEEDIALN
- a CDS encoding ATPase, with amino-acid sequence MEVLELLQKIEDYLNKSMSIPISGKVLVDRDVFLKMIQDVRLMLPDDIKKAEWIESHKQEILLEAQQQSDVIVSEAEKKIKLMVSEEEIVKMAKVEAEEIIAAAQKSAKEIRLGSKEYADSILEKLEKDLTEILKILKENREELKKS